One region of Desmodus rotundus isolate HL8 chromosome 11, HLdesRot8A.1, whole genome shotgun sequence genomic DNA includes:
- the ZFP57 gene encoding zinc finger protein 57 homolog isoform X2, which yields MSETFKNLVSVDLITKLEQEEKQWRADLCPPNGEGLSSGGKKEELQKYRQSLRDEDTGYRGSGPSSALAGSTGRTPVLPASWAGPPFPCHICGRCFSKRSNLHYHQFVHNLKGTNNCSQCGRSFRNPKALSYHRRLHLGERPFCCPLCDKTYCDASGLSRHRRVHLGYRPHSCSFCGKGFRDQSELKRHQKTHQKQKLVSGNQKHFVTILDATAGPQESTVRSQGLVAGHHTSVTRTQEPMFKTKGPGAYPQPSISRSQGPAAKNQVVTARTQTPVTATPGPVTRTQAAGHRALCLSTRSKSHLPKPSRLKVFSCPYCPLTFSKKAHLSRHQKAHLTEQSNCCFCCGKCFSSLSGLVTHQQTHWKQKIYRCPICDVCFGEREDLVGHWGTYKGKGLCLGSPHKCWAILGQWLGLFHNGSPMAGKEMDLLGSIPPGEGREGREKVCRGKEGNEAGRVLEQK from the exons ATGTCAGAGACCTTCAAAAATCTGGTGTCTGTGG ATCTGATCACCAAGCTTGAACAAGAAGAGAAACAGTGGAGAGCAGATCTCTGTCCCCCAAATGGAGAGGGCCTTTCTTCAG GAGGCAAGAAGGAGGAACTCCAGAAGTACAGGCAGAGTTTGAGAGATGAGGACACCGGATACAGAGGGTCAGGCCCCTCCTCCGCTCTGGCTGGGtccacgggcaggaccccagTGTTGCCAGCATCCTGGGCTGGGCCACCCTTTCCCTGCCACATCTGTGGTAGGTGTTTCAGTAAGCGCTCCAACCTCCATTACCACCAGTTTGTCCACAATCTTAAGGGGACAAATAACTGCAGCCAGTGTGGGAGGTCATTTCGGAACCCCAAGGCCCTCAGCTACCACCGACGCTTACATCTTGGGGAGAGGCCCTTCTGTTGTCCACTTTGTGACAAGACCTACTGTGATGCTTCTGGGCTGAGTCGTCACCGCCGTGTCCATCTGGGTTACCGGCCCCATTCGTGCTCCTTCTGTGGGAAGGGCTTCCGGGACCAATCTGAGCTCAAACGCCACCAGAAGACACACCAAAAACAGAAGCTAGTGTCTGGAAACCAGAAGCATTTTGTGACGATTCTAGATGCCACAGCTGGACCTCAGGAATCCACTGTCAGGAGCCAGGGGCTTGTGGCTGGGCATCACACGTCAGTGACCAGGACCCAAGAACCCATGTTTAAAACCAAGGGTCCTGGAGCTTACCCCCAGCCATCTATAAGTAGAAGCCAGGGACCTGCAGCCAAGAACCAGGTGGTCACTGCGAGAACTCAGACTCCAGTTACTGCAACCCCAGGGCCTGTGACCAGGACTCAGGCAGCCGGCCATAGAGCTCTCTGCCTGAGTACCAGGTCCAAGTCTCACCTACCAAAGCCTTCAAGACTCAAGGTCTTCTCTTGCCCGTACTGTCCTCTGACTTTTAGTAAGAAGGCCCATCTCTCCAGGCACCAGAAGGCCCACCTCACAGAGCAGTCGAACTGCTGCTTCTGCTGCGGCAAGTGCTTCAGCTCCTTGTCCGGGCTGGTCACGCACCAGCAGACTCACTGGAAGCAGAAGATCTACCGTTGCCCTATCTGCGATGTCTgctttggggagagggaggatcTTGTGGGTCACTGGGGGACCTACAAAGGCAAGGGGCTGTGCTTGGGAAGTCCCCATAAATGCTGGGCTATCCTGGGCCAGTGGCTTGGCCTTTTTCACAATGGCTCCCCTATGGCAGGGAAGGAAATGGATCTCCTAGGATCCATAcccccaggagaggggagggaaggaagggagaaggtgtgcagaggaaaagaaggaaatgaggcaGGCAGGGTCctggaacaaaaataa
- the ZFP57 gene encoding zinc finger protein 57 homolog isoform X1, protein MEKGFGQLKQMEPVQRPLPSTNTVREALQAAVKRERWRAAWAKKPVTFEDVAVNFTQEEWESLDARQRVLYQDVMSETFKNLVSVDLITKLEQEEKQWRADLCPPNGEGLSSGGKKEELQKYRQSLRDEDTGYRGSGPSSALAGSTGRTPVLPASWAGPPFPCHICGRCFSKRSNLHYHQFVHNLKGTNNCSQCGRSFRNPKALSYHRRLHLGERPFCCPLCDKTYCDASGLSRHRRVHLGYRPHSCSFCGKGFRDQSELKRHQKTHQKQKLVSGNQKHFVTILDATAGPQESTVRSQGLVAGHHTSVTRTQEPMFKTKGPGAYPQPSISRSQGPAAKNQVVTARTQTPVTATPGPVTRTQAAGHRALCLSTRSKSHLPKPSRLKVFSCPYCPLTFSKKAHLSRHQKAHLTEQSNCCFCCGKCFSSLSGLVTHQQTHWKQKIYRCPICDVCFGEREDLVGHWGTYKGKGLCLGSPHKCWAILGQWLGLFHNGSPMAGKEMDLLGSIPPGEGREGREKVCRGKEGNEAGRVLEQK, encoded by the exons ATGGAGAAGGGGTTTGGCCAGCTGAAGCAGATGGAACCTGTGCAGAGGCCGCTCCCCAGCACCAACACTGTCAGGGAGGCCCTGCAGGCAGCTGTGAAGAGAGAGCGCTGGCGGGCAGCCTGGGCAAAG AAGCCAGTCACCTTCGAGGATGTGGCAGTGAATTTCACCCAGGAAGAGTGGGAAAGTTTGGATGCCCGTCAGAGGGTCCTCTACCAGGATGTTATGTCAGAGACCTTCAAAAATCTGGTGTCTGTGG ATCTGATCACCAAGCTTGAACAAGAAGAGAAACAGTGGAGAGCAGATCTCTGTCCCCCAAATGGAGAGGGCCTTTCTTCAG GAGGCAAGAAGGAGGAACTCCAGAAGTACAGGCAGAGTTTGAGAGATGAGGACACCGGATACAGAGGGTCAGGCCCCTCCTCCGCTCTGGCTGGGtccacgggcaggaccccagTGTTGCCAGCATCCTGGGCTGGGCCACCCTTTCCCTGCCACATCTGTGGTAGGTGTTTCAGTAAGCGCTCCAACCTCCATTACCACCAGTTTGTCCACAATCTTAAGGGGACAAATAACTGCAGCCAGTGTGGGAGGTCATTTCGGAACCCCAAGGCCCTCAGCTACCACCGACGCTTACATCTTGGGGAGAGGCCCTTCTGTTGTCCACTTTGTGACAAGACCTACTGTGATGCTTCTGGGCTGAGTCGTCACCGCCGTGTCCATCTGGGTTACCGGCCCCATTCGTGCTCCTTCTGTGGGAAGGGCTTCCGGGACCAATCTGAGCTCAAACGCCACCAGAAGACACACCAAAAACAGAAGCTAGTGTCTGGAAACCAGAAGCATTTTGTGACGATTCTAGATGCCACAGCTGGACCTCAGGAATCCACTGTCAGGAGCCAGGGGCTTGTGGCTGGGCATCACACGTCAGTGACCAGGACCCAAGAACCCATGTTTAAAACCAAGGGTCCTGGAGCTTACCCCCAGCCATCTATAAGTAGAAGCCAGGGACCTGCAGCCAAGAACCAGGTGGTCACTGCGAGAACTCAGACTCCAGTTACTGCAACCCCAGGGCCTGTGACCAGGACTCAGGCAGCCGGCCATAGAGCTCTCTGCCTGAGTACCAGGTCCAAGTCTCACCTACCAAAGCCTTCAAGACTCAAGGTCTTCTCTTGCCCGTACTGTCCTCTGACTTTTAGTAAGAAGGCCCATCTCTCCAGGCACCAGAAGGCCCACCTCACAGAGCAGTCGAACTGCTGCTTCTGCTGCGGCAAGTGCTTCAGCTCCTTGTCCGGGCTGGTCACGCACCAGCAGACTCACTGGAAGCAGAAGATCTACCGTTGCCCTATCTGCGATGTCTgctttggggagagggaggatcTTGTGGGTCACTGGGGGACCTACAAAGGCAAGGGGCTGTGCTTGGGAAGTCCCCATAAATGCTGGGCTATCCTGGGCCAGTGGCTTGGCCTTTTTCACAATGGCTCCCCTATGGCAGGGAAGGAAATGGATCTCCTAGGATCCATAcccccaggagaggggagggaaggaagggagaaggtgtgcagaggaaaagaaggaaatgaggcaGGCAGGGTCctggaacaaaaataa